The proteins below are encoded in one region of Apium graveolens cultivar Ventura chromosome 4, ASM990537v1, whole genome shotgun sequence:
- the LOC141721690 gene encoding uncharacterized protein LOC141721690 yields MDTRYKVVQLFSRHLHARSIDGPSNILKKKISLIEKQRKKKSIKKNQLFVEVPESKSYLDTATLPMILTAVGGALFAKLLMMYDDSKSQEMIERKIRNAPAGQGTVRMLTREEWDDIKDVRPRTPFESKLARPKARLRTGEPLRMDDVKDWTIDVLTDAFTRVEENVRYRSK; encoded by the exons ATGGACACTCGCTATAAAGTAGTCCAGTTATTCTCTAGACATTTACATGCCAGATCTATTGATGGACCCAGCAACATCTTGAAGAAAAAGATTTCACTTATTGAGAAGCAAAGGAAAAAGAAAAGTATAAAAAAGAATCAGTTGTTTGTGGAAGTTCCAGAATCCAAATCGTATCTTGACACTGCTACTCTGCCCATGATTCTCACTGCAGTTGGGGGTGCACTTTTTGCCAAGCTTTTGATGATG TATGATGATTCAAAGTCACAAGAGATGATTGAGAGAAAAATAAGGAATGCACCTGCTGGTCAAGGCACTGTTAGGATGCTTACTCGTGAGGAATGGGACGATATTAAAGATGTTCGACCTAGAACCCCCTTCGAGTCTAAGCTTGCTCGTCCTAAAGCAAGGCTTCGAACCGGAGAACCTTTACGCATG GATGATGTGAAGGATTGGACGATTGATGTGCTCACAGATGCATTCACTCGTGTTGAAGAAAATGTTAGATACAGGTCAAAATGA